The nucleotide window CCACCAGCGGAGCGCGCAGCGGCACTTCGCGCTCGATGAAGCGCTGCAGCTGGTGGATCTGGCGCACGCGGCTGCCCGGCACCAGGCCCAGGTGCACCACGATGACGTGCACCGGGCGGCCCTGGAACATCACCTCGACGTGCAGCAGGCCGCGCTGCTCGAAGCGGTGGTCCGACATGTCCTCGTGCTGGTGCCCGAGCACGGGCCAGCGCGTGAGCAGCGCGTTGCCATGCTCGCCGTGGCGCGTGTAGGCGTTGGTGCGGTACACGGCTGCGTAGCCCTCGGGGGCCAGGTACTCGGCCTGGGGCACGGCAGGCCAGCGGTCGAAGTAGTGCTGCTCCTTGTGGTTGAGGCGGCGCACTTCCTGCAGGCAGACGATGTCGGCGTCGAGCTGCTCCACCGCCAGCCCGAGGTTGTGGATCTCCAGCCGCCGCGCCGGCCCCAGGCCCTGCACGCCCTTGTGGATGTTGTAGGTGGCCACGCGCAGGATGTCGGAAGACGCGGGGCGCTGGAGCGCGAGTGCAGGGGTCATGGCGTGGTCATTCGTGGCAGCAGCAAAATCGCCTCGGCGTTGGAGGGCGAGGTGCAGCGGTCGGCCGCCTCGCGCCAGTCCAGCCAAGCATATGCCGTGTGTTCGCGGGGATTCAAGGCCACGGCCTGCCGCGCGGGTACCTGCAGGCCGAAGACCCGCTCGGTGTTGTGCCACACGCCGGGCGCGTAGCGGTGCTGCCACTGGGGATAGATGGTGTAGACGTTCTCCAGCCGCCAGTCGCGCAGCACGCAGCCCGGGGCCTGCGCGTCGATGCCGGTTTCCTCGCGCACCTCGCGCGCCGCCGTGGCGGCATAGGACTCGTGCGGCGCATCCTTGCTGCCGGTGACCGACTGCCAGAACGGCTCGGCCGAATCGGCGCGGCGGATCAGCAGCACGTCGAGCGCTGGGGTATGCACCACCACCAGCACCGATTGCGGGATCTTGTACATGGCGTGGTGCCCGGGCGCATCAACGGCTGGCGGCGCGGGTGGGCACGGGCGGCGGCAGTGCCTTGGCCTGCAGCACGCGCGCCTGGGCCACGAGCTGGTTGTGCGCGTCCAGGAAGGCGGCGGCGATCACCTTGCCCTCGTTGGTGTTGCTCCACCCGGCGCCGGCGCCCCCGCCCAGGCGGCCCAGCACCAGCCCGCCCACGCCCAGGTCGGTGGTGCGCGCGGCACCCGTGGCGGCCGCCACCTGTTCGGTGGTTTCGTTGTCGGACAGCAGCAGCGCGGTCTGCGCTTCCTTGAACTTGACCTGCTCGACCAGGCCCGCCAGCCCGGCGATGTCGCGCAGCACGGGAACCATGGCGATCACCCCGGCCAGGCCACGCCCGGCATCCTGCTCGCTGAAGGTGAGGCTGGGCGTGAGGGTGTACTGCGCCTCGTAGCCCTTGCCCTTGGCCACCGTGGACTGGGGGCGCAAGATGCCCGCGTCCTTCAGGTCCTGCTCCTGCACCGTGCCACGCAGGCCTGCGCCGCGGTCCACCACACGAAAGCAGCCGCTTTGCTGCGCCAGCAGCTTGATCAGCGGCACCGGCGAGGCGGGCAGATGGTAGCCGCTGCCCACGGTGTAGCCGTTCGGGTTCTCGGCCAGCGCCACGGTGGCCACGGGCGCATCGCAGCGCTGCAGCTCGCGGGCCGCGTTGCGGGCGCCTTCAGGCCCGGCCGAGCCGCTGACCACGGAGCCGCCCTGGCCCAGCTCGGTTTTCTTCTCGCCGCAGGCGGCGAGCAGCAGCACGCACAGTGCGCTGGGCACGCAGGCCCTCAGCCACGCCATGCGCCGCTCCATGCCGGGACGGCCCAAGGCCGCCATGTGAAAAGCTGTTGGTTCATCACGCATCCCCAGAAAACAAAGGGCGCCACCAGGGCGCCCTTTGATTGTGCATGCAAGGCTCCGCCTTACGCTGCAGCCACCGGGTTGCGCAGACGGATATGCAGCTCGCGCAGCTGCTTTTCGTCCACGGGCGAAGGCGCCTGGGTCAGCAGATCCTGCGCGCGCTGGGTCTTGGGGAAGGCGATCACGTCGCGGATCGACTCGGCGCCGGTCATCAGCGTGATGAGGCGGTCCAGGCCGAAGGCCAGGCCGCCGTGCGGGGGCGCGCCGTACTGCAGCGCATCGAGCAGGTAGCCGAACTTGGCGCGCTGGTCTTCCGGGCCGATGTTCAGGGCGGCGAACACCTTGGCCTGCACGTCGGCGCGGTGGATACGCACCGAGCCGCCGCCCAGCTCCCAGCCGTTGAGCACCATGTCGTAGGCCTTGGCGATGCACTTGCCGGGATCGGTGTCCATGAGGTCCTCATGGCCGTCCTTCGGCGACGTGAAGGGATGGTGCACGGCCACCCAGCGGTCTTCTTCCTCGTCGTGCTCGAACATGGGGAAGTCCACCACCCACAGCGGCGCCCAGCGGTTCTCGAACAGGCCGCTCTTCTTGCCGAATTCGCTGTGGCCGATCTTCAGGCGCAGCGCGCCGATGGAATCGTTGACGATCTTTTCCTTGTCGGCGCCGAAGAAGAGCAGGTCGCCGTCCTGCGCGCCGGTGCGCTTGAGGATCTCGGCGATGGCCGCGTCATGCAGGTTCTTGACGATGGGCGACTGCAGGCCATCGCGGCCCTTGGCGGCTTCGTTGACCTTGATCCAGGCCAGGCCCTTGGCGCCGTAGATCTTGACGAACTCGGTGTACTGGTCGATCTCGCCACGGCTGATGGCGCCGCCGCCCGGCACGCGCAGGGCCACCACGCGGCCACCCTTGGTGGTGGCGGGGGCGGAGAACACCTTGAAGTCCACGTCCTTCATCACCTCGGTCAGCTCGGTGAACTCGAGCTTCACGCGCAGGTCGGGCTTGTCGGAGCCGAAGCGGAACGCCGCGTCCTGGTAGGTCATGATGGGGAATTCGCCCAGGTCCACGTCCAGCTGCTGCTTGAACACCTCGGTGATCATGCGCTGGAAGATGGCGCGGATTTCCTCTTCGTTCAGGAACGAGGTCTCGCAGTCGATCTGCGTGAACTCGGGCTGGCGGTCGGCGCGCAGGTCTTCGTCGCGGAAGCACTTGGTGATCTGGTAGTAGCGGTCGTAGCCGGCCACCATCAGCATCTGCTTGTAGAGCTGGGGCGACTGCGGCAGCGCGAAGAACTGGCCGTCGTGCACGCGGCTGGGCACGAGGTAGTCGCGCGCGCCCTCGGGCGTGCTCTTGCCCAGCATGGGCGTCTCGATGTCGATGAAGCCTTCCTTGTCGAGGAAGTTGCGCACCTGGATCGCCGTCTTGTAGCGCAGCATCATGTTGCGCTGCATGTGCGGGCGGCGCAGATCCATCACGCGGTGCGTGAGGCGCGTGGTCTCGGACAGGTTCTCGTCGTCCATCTGGAACGGCGGAGTGACGGAGGCGTTGAGCACCACCAGCTCATGGCACAGCACTTCGATCTGGCCGCTCTTGAGCTTGTCGTTGGTGGTGCCGGCAGGGCGCGCGCGCACCAGTCCCTTGACTTGCACACAGAACTCGCCCCGCACGTCTTCGGCCACCTTGAACATCTCGGGGCGGTCCGGGTCGCACACGACCTGCACGTAGCCTTCGCGGTCGCGCAGGTCGATGAAGATGACACCACCGTGGTCGCGGCGGCGGTTCACCCAGCCGCACAGGGTAACGGTTTGGCCCATCAGGGCTTCGGTCACGAGACCGCAGTAGTGGGAGCGCATGGCCATGTGGAGTCTTCCTGCGCCCAGGAGGGGCGCGACGTTTGTTATCTGGAGTGGGCGAGTGCGGCGGGCTCGGGCGGAGCCACCACACCCATGGAGACGATGTATTTGAGCGCGGCGTCGATGCTCATGTCGAGTTCGATGCAATCGCTCTTGCGCAGGATCACGAAATAGCCGCCGGTGGGGTTGGGCGTGGTGGGCACGTACACGCTCACGTACTCATCGCGCAGGTAGGCCGCCACCTCGCCCGAGGGCGAGCCGGTGATGAACGCCACGGTCCACACGCCCTCGCGCGGCCACTGCACCAGCACCGCCGTGCGGAAGGCATTGCCGCTCTCCGAGAACAGCGTGTCGGACACCTGCTTGACGCTGGAGTAGATCGAGCGCACCACGGGAATGCGGCTGACCAGCCCGTCGCCCCACGCCACCAGCTTGCGCCCGGCGAAATTGCTGGCCAGCGCGCCCACGGAGAGCAGGATGAGCAGCGTCAGCAGGACGCCGAAGCCGGGAATGTGGAAGCCCAGCAGTTTGTCCGGATGCCAGGCCTCGGGCAGGATGGCCAACGTCTGGTCCAGCGTGCCGACGATCCAGTTCAGCACCCAGGCGGTGATGACGCCGGGCACGATGACCAGCAAACCGGTGAATAACCACTTGCGCAGGGCAGCCATGCCTATCCTTCAGGAGGTCAATCTGCCTTCGAGGCAGCGGGGCAGGATGCGCAGGCGGCCGGTGCTGCCGCGGGCGCCGCGGCCTCCTCGCTCTTGGCGCCTGTCGCGGGGGCACTGCTGCCGCTGCCGCCACGGAAGTCCGTGACGTACCAGCCCGAGCCCTTGAGCTGGAAGCCGGCGGCCGTGATCTGCTTGGAGAACGCCTCGGCGCCGCAGGCGGGACACTGCGTCAGCGGAGCGTCGGAGATTTTTTGCAGCACATCCTTGGCATGGCCACAGGCGCCGCATTTGTAGGCATAGATAGGCATACGGGAGGAAACGGTGCTTGGGAAAAACCCTCGATTATAGGATGCGCCTCGTTTTCTGCAGGGCGTGCCCTGTCACTCCACGCCCGCGATGGCGTGGTGGCTGGCGGGCCGATGGTGCACCCATTGCGGCACCAGGGACCCGGCCACCATGCCCACCACGGCGGCGAGAACGCCCGCCAGTTGCTGCGGAAAAGCTTCATGCAGCGCCGGTGTGCCCATGAAGAGCACCCACACGCCAATGCCGAGCACCGTGGCACACAGCGCACCCTGCGTGGTGGCGCGCTTCCAGTACAGGCCGAAGACCAGCGGCACGAACGCACCGACCAGCGGCACCTGGTAGGCGCCGGAGACCAGCTCGAAAATCGGCGTGCCCTCCATCTTGATGGAATAGGCCAGCACGGCGATGGCGAACACCAGGACGCTGATGCGCATGATGCGCAGGTTTTCCAGGTCGCTGATGTACTCGGGGCGGAACTGGCGCCAGATGTTCTCGGTGAACGTGACGCTGGGCGCGAGCAGCGTGGCCGACGCGCACGACTTGATGGCCGACAGCAGCGCGCCGAAGAACAGCACCTGCATGACCACGGGCATCTTGTCCATCACCAGCGTGGGGAGCACCTTCTGCGGGTCGTCCTCCAGCAGTGCCGCCGTCTGCTCCGGCATGATGAGCAGCGCGCTGGCCACCAGGAACATGGGCACGAAGGCGAACAGGATGTAGGCCGTACCGCCGATCACCGTGCCATGGGTGGCCGCCTTTTCCGTGTTGGCCGACATCACGCGCTGGAACACGTCCTGCTGCGGAATGGAGCCCAGCATCATGGTGATGGCCGCACCGAAGAAGAAGATCATCTCGTGCCAGGTGGGTTCGGGCCAGAAGCGGAACATGTCGCGGCTCACGGCCAGGTCGATCACCTTGCTAGCACCGCCCGCCATATCAGCTGCGAAGACCGCCAGCACCACCAGCCCGACCACCAGGATGATCATCTGGATGAAATCGGTCACCGCCACCGACCACATCCCGCCCCAGAGCGTGTACACCAGGATCGAGAGCACGCCGATCGTCATGCCCCAGGGAATGCTGATCAGCCCGCCCGACAGCAGGTTGAACACCAGCCCCAGCGCCGTGACCTGGGCCGAGACCCAGCCCAGGTAGCTGAGCATGATGATGAGCGAGCAGATCACCTCGACTGCACGGCCGTAGCGCTCGCGGTAGTAGTCGCTGATGGTCAGCAGCGTCATGCGGTAGAGCTTGGCGGCGAAGAACACGCCCACCAGCACCAGGCACAGGCCGGCGCCGAACGGATCCTCCACCACTGCGTTGAGCCCGC belongs to Acidovorax sp. YS12 and includes:
- a CDS encoding endonuclease/exonuclease/phosphatase family protein, whose product is MTPALALQRPASSDILRVATYNIHKGVQGLGPARRLEIHNLGLAVEQLDADIVCLQEVRRLNHKEQHYFDRWPAVPQAEYLAPEGYAAVYRTNAYTRHGEHGNALLTRWPVLGHQHEDMSDHRFEQRGLLHVEVMFQGRPVHVIVVHLGLVPGSRVRQIHQLQRFIEREVPLRAPLVVAGDFNDWGSRIQHMLRGFGLHEYEEHRAFTYPARLPITQLDHVYVRGLTPLGLHAPRGRIWWRMSDHLPLIAEFRW
- the nudB gene encoding dihydroneopterin triphosphate diphosphatase, producing MYKIPQSVLVVVHTPALDVLLIRRADSAEPFWQSVTGSKDAPHESYAATAAREVREETGIDAQAPGCVLRDWRLENVYTIYPQWQHRYAPGVWHNTERVFGLQVPARQAVALNPREHTAYAWLDWREAADRCTSPSNAEAILLLPRMTTP
- a CDS encoding curli production assembly/transport component CsgG; translated protein: MERRMAWLRACVPSALCVLLLAACGEKKTELGQGGSVVSGSAGPEGARNAARELQRCDAPVATVALAENPNGYTVGSGYHLPASPVPLIKLLAQQSGCFRVVDRGAGLRGTVQEQDLKDAGILRPQSTVAKGKGYEAQYTLTPSLTFSEQDAGRGLAGVIAMVPVLRDIAGLAGLVEQVKFKEAQTALLLSDNETTEQVAAATGAARTTDLGVGGLVLGRLGGGAGAGWSNTNEGKVIAAAFLDAHNQLVAQARVLQAKALPPPVPTRAASR
- the aspS gene encoding aspartate--tRNA ligase, with protein sequence MAMRSHYCGLVTEALMGQTVTLCGWVNRRRDHGGVIFIDLRDREGYVQVVCDPDRPEMFKVAEDVRGEFCVQVKGLVRARPAGTTNDKLKSGQIEVLCHELVVLNASVTPPFQMDDENLSETTRLTHRVMDLRRPHMQRNMMLRYKTAIQVRNFLDKEGFIDIETPMLGKSTPEGARDYLVPSRVHDGQFFALPQSPQLYKQMLMVAGYDRYYQITKCFRDEDLRADRQPEFTQIDCETSFLNEEEIRAIFQRMITEVFKQQLDVDLGEFPIMTYQDAAFRFGSDKPDLRVKLEFTELTEVMKDVDFKVFSAPATTKGGRVVALRVPGGGAISRGEIDQYTEFVKIYGAKGLAWIKVNEAAKGRDGLQSPIVKNLHDAAIAEILKRTGAQDGDLLFFGADKEKIVNDSIGALRLKIGHSEFGKKSGLFENRWAPLWVVDFPMFEHDEEEDRWVAVHHPFTSPKDGHEDLMDTDPGKCIAKAYDMVLNGWELGGGSVRIHRADVQAKVFAALNIGPEDQRAKFGYLLDALQYGAPPHGGLAFGLDRLITLMTGAESIRDVIAFPKTQRAQDLLTQAPSPVDEKQLRELHIRLRNPVAAA
- a CDS encoding DUF502 domain-containing protein; the encoded protein is MAALRKWLFTGLLVIVPGVITAWVLNWIVGTLDQTLAILPEAWHPDKLLGFHIPGFGVLLTLLILLSVGALASNFAGRKLVAWGDGLVSRIPVVRSIYSSVKQVSDTLFSESGNAFRTAVLVQWPREGVWTVAFITGSPSGEVAAYLRDEYVSVYVPTTPNPTGGYFVILRKSDCIELDMSIDAALKYIVSMGVVAPPEPAALAHSR
- a CDS encoding zinc ribbon domain-containing protein, encoding MPIYAYKCGACGHAKDVLQKISDAPLTQCPACGAEAFSKQITAAGFQLKGSGWYVTDFRGGSGSSAPATGAKSEEAAAPAAAPAACASCPAASKAD
- a CDS encoding sodium:solute symporter family protein; this translates as MLLIMVIAYLFVTIGIGLWAARRVQNSADFAIAGRHLPMYMIITTTFATWFGSEIVLGVPAKFIKGGLNAVVEDPFGAGLCLVLVGVFFAAKLYRMTLLTISDYYRERYGRAVEVICSLIIMLSYLGWVSAQVTALGLVFNLLSGGLISIPWGMTIGVLSILVYTLWGGMWSVAVTDFIQMIILVVGLVVLAVFAADMAGGASKVIDLAVSRDMFRFWPEPTWHEMIFFFGAAITMMLGSIPQQDVFQRVMSANTEKAATHGTVIGGTAYILFAFVPMFLVASALLIMPEQTAALLEDDPQKVLPTLVMDKMPVVMQVLFFGALLSAIKSCASATLLAPSVTFTENIWRQFRPEYISDLENLRIMRISVLVFAIAVLAYSIKMEGTPIFELVSGAYQVPLVGAFVPLVFGLYWKRATTQGALCATVLGIGVWVLFMGTPALHEAFPQQLAGVLAAVVGMVAGSLVPQWVHHRPASHHAIAGVE